In Desulfomicrobium macestii, the genomic window GCCAAGGAGGAGCAGCTCGACCTGCGCCTGCATCTCGATCGCTTCAGGCTCACGGGCCGCATAGGTCTCCACGGCGACCGCATTCTTGGCTGCCGCCCGGCCAAGACCAACGCCAGGGACATGCTCAGCCTCTGGATCAGGCACCTGGCAGCGGCAGCGGTCGGCAGTCCGGCGCAATCGCTGCACATAGGCACCCAGGCCAGCTTCATGGCCCCGGCGGTCAAAGACGCCGGGCACACGCTTAAACAACTCCTGCTCGCATACGAACGCGGCATGGTTTCGCCGCTGCCCCTCTTTTCCCGTACCTCCCTGGCCTTTGCCGAAGCACGCTTCGCGGCCAAGCCCAAGACGCGGCCGCAGGCCCTGGCCAGCGCGCTCAAGCAGTGGGAGGGCGGCTACATGGTCAGCCCCGAGCGCGACGATCCGTACCTGTCCTTTCTGTACCGGGACCAGGAGCCCGACTGGGAGGACTTCATGGACGTGGCCGAAGAGATTTTCGCACCGATCCTCGGAGGCGCGTCATGAAGCGGCCCATGAACCTCTGCACCGCGCCCCTGAACGGCACCACGCTCATCGAAGCCAGCGCGGGGACCGGCAAGACCTACACCCTGGCCGGACTTTTCGTGCGTTTGCTACTGGAAAGGAATCTGACAGTGGACCAGATCCTGGTGGTGACCTTCACGGAGGCCGCCACGGAGGAGCTGCGCGGCCGCATCCGCAAGCGTCTGTCCGACATGGCCGGAGTGCTGGCCGACGAACTTGAGGCGGACGATGAGCTTGAACGCGACCTCCTGGCCCGCTTTGGCGGCACCGACTCCGCCCGTCGCCTGGCCCTGGCCGTGCGCAACTTCGATCTGGCCCAGATCTTCACCATCCACGGCTTCTGCAAGCGCATGCTCGGCAAGAACGGCTTCGAGTGCTCGGCCCTCTTCGACACGGAACTCGTACCCGACCTCAAGGATCTGCGCCGCCAGGTCTGCGTGGACTTCTGGCGCGAACACATCCTGCCCCTGCCCGGCCTGACCGGATCCGAGGTGCGCGCAAGGCTGGCCCCGGAACATCTGGAAGAGCTGGCCGGCCTGCCTTTCCTGACCCAGAAAATCAGAATCGTTCCCGACACCATCCCGCCGGACCCGGCGCCCCTGGATCAGGCCGTGCGGGAAGCCTGTGAGAGGCTTGGCGACTCATGGGCCGTAGTTGAGCGGGAGGTCCGGGAGCTGCTCCTTGGTCAGGCCGGCAACTTCAACGCGCGCATGTTCACGCCAGGCAAGCTGGACCAGCGTCTGGATGCGATGCAAAACTTTCTGGCAGATCCCGGCATCGGCCCCAAGGACCGCCTCAAGCTCCTTGGCGAGCTGACCCCGGAGTACATGCGGGCCATGACCAAGAAGTCCTTCACGGCGCCTGAGCATCCATTCTTCGAACGCGTGCAGGAAATCCTGACCCTGATCCAGGCATTGAGCCAGGCCCTTGGTCCTTTCGTGGTCCGTCTGCGCCATCAATTCCTGACCGGCGTCACGGCGCGCATGGACGAACTCAAGAAGCGCCGCAACGTGCAGGGCTTCGACGACCTGCTGCGCAACATGCACGCGGCCCTGGCCAGTCCCGAGCTGGTCGCGGCGGCCCGGAGCCAGTACCACGCGGCGCTCATCGACGAGTTTCAGGACACCGACAGCCTGCAATACGACATCTTCCGCACCCTGTTTGCCGCCCGCGACGAGGATGACGGCAATGAACGCGCCCTCTTTCTCATCGGCGACCCCAAGCAGGCCATCTACTCCTTTCGCGGCGCGGACCTGCACACCTATCTGGACGCGGCCAAGGACTGCGCCCGGAGCACGACCCTTGGCGTCAATTACCGCTCCACTGTCGAGCTGATCGAAGCCGTGAACCGGCTTTTTTCCAGGAACCAAAACCCCTTCCTGCATGAAGACATCACCTACCAGCCGGTCAGCGCTCCGGGTCCGGATCAGGAAAAATTCATGCACGATGGGCAGCTCTGCGCGCCCATGGTCATCTGGCAGGTTCAAAGCGAGGACAAACCCTTGAGCAAGGGCGCGCTGCTCCCGCGCATCTGCCGCGCCGTCTCCGCCGAGATCAGCAGACTGCTGCGCGATAGCGCCGAGGGGCGAGTCCGCATCGGCGAGAAATCCCTTTTGCCCGGCGACATCGCCATTCTGGTCGAAACTCACGCCCAGGGCGAAGCCGTGCATCAGGCCCTTGGTCGCCTTGGCATCCCCGGGGTTCTGACTCACACCAGCTCGGTTTTCGCCAGCGCCGAGGCCACGGAACTGCTGTCCGTGCTGCGGGGCATGGCCGATTGCCGTCGCCCGGCAGCGCTGCAAACTGCCCTGGCCACGTCCGTGATCGGCCTTACAGCGCCAGAACTGGCCAGACTGGACGAGGATGGCGGAGAACTCGAAAGATGGTTCGAGCGCCTGCTCGCCTGCCGGGACCTCTGGGAACGCCGGGGCGTCATGGCCGCCGTGCGCCGGCTCTTTGCCGACCTGTCCGTGCGTGAACGCCTCGTCTCCCTGCAGGGCGGGGAGCGGCGCATGACCAACGTCCTGCATTGCCTGGAGCTGCTCCACGCCCGTGAACGCGAATCGGGCGCATCCATGCACGCCCTGCTGACCTGGTTCGCGCGGCAGTTGCACACCGCCACCAGCGAGGAATCGCAACTGCGCCTGGACACGGACCGCGAGGCGATCCAGATCGTGACCATCCACAAGAGCAAGGGCCTGCAGTATCCGGTGGTCTTCTGTCCCTTTGTTTACGGAAAGGCCAGGTGCCCCGAGGACAGGGCGCTGATTCACGATGACGGCCTGCTGCTGGATCTGGGATCGCCGGACCTGCCAGCCCGAAAAAGCATGGCCGAGACCGAGGCCCGCACCGAGCGCGTCCGCCTGCTGTATGTGGCCCTGACCCGGGCGGTGAACCGCTGCTACGTGGTCTGGGGACGCATCCGCGAGGCCGAGACCTCCGGCGCGGCCTGGCTTTTTCATGGCCGTCATGCAGACGGCGACGGCTCCCTGAGCTGGGATGTCATCCCTGAAGAGACGCTCGCCGCCGATCTTGCCGAACTGGCCTGCGAGCACATCGAGGTGACGGCCATGCCCGACACGGAGCCCGAGCAGGGTCCAGCGCAATTCACCCACGCGCCGGACCTCGACTGCCGGACATGGGAGCGCACTCTTGGTCCAGGCCAGGGCCTGGCCAGCTTCACGGGCCTGACACGCGGCTCGGAACACGCAGCCCGCCCGGGGCTGGACGAAGCGGACGCATCCGGCCAGACCGACGGCAACGCCCTGTCCATGGCCAACTTCCCGCGCGGAGCCGCCGCCGGATCGTGTCTGCATCAGATTTTCGAACACATCGATTTCACGGACAGTGGCACCATCCCGGCTGCGGTGACCCGCGCCCTGGATGCATACGGCTTTGATCCGGCCTGGGAGGGGACTGTCCGCGACATGGTCGAGCAGACACTACGCGCCGATCTGGGGAAATTTCGCCTGGAGACGATCGGAGCACGGGACAAGCTGGTCGAACTGGAATTCCTCTTCCCCCTGCGCCCCGTGACCCGCGAGGCCCTGGCCGCAGTGTACCGCGATGCCGCCCGGGTGCTGCCCGAGGACCTGCCCGAGCGCATGGAGGGCCTGCGCTTCGAGCCGCGCCGGGGGTTCATGACCGGCTTCATGGACCTTGTGGTTCGCCGCGAAGGAAAATACTACCTGCTCGACTGGAAATCCAACTGGCTCGGCCCCACGCCAGGCCACTACACGCCCGAGGCCCTGCACGCGGCCATGGCCGGCAACCACTACTTCCTGCAATACCACCTCTATTGCGTGGCCCTGGACCGTCATCTGGCCCTGCGCCTGCCGGATTACGACCGCGCGGCGCATTTCGGCGGCGTGCGTTACGTCTTCCTGCGCGGCATCGACCCGGATCGGCCCGGACAAGGAGTGTACGCAGATTGCCCGGACCCGGGCTTCCTGAGCGCCCTGGAAGACGCCCTCATCGACATGGAGAAGCGCTGATGTTCGCAAACCCCGCCATTCTGCCCCGTCTTGCGGCCAGCGGTCTCTTCCTGGAGGCGGACCTCTATCAGGCCCGCTTCGCCGCCTCCCTGGCCCGCGCCGGGCATGAGGACATGGTCGCCGCACTGACCGCCCTGACCTCTCTGGCCGTGCGCGAAGGACACGTCTGCCTGGATCTCGCCGACCCGCAAGTCATTGCGCACCTGACGGAACTGGTCCCGAACGCATCCGCCATGCATGAGCTTCCCGATTCGGACGTGATCGCCGATCCAAAGGGCCAGGCACCGCTGATCCTGTCCGGAACGCGACTGTATTTTTCCCGCTTTTTCAAAGACGAGCAGGCCCTGGCCCACACATTCCTGCGCCTGGCCCAGACTCCTGCCGAACCTCTGCCGCCATCCCTGCAGGACGATATCTTCAAAACCGGAAGGGACGAAATCGACTGGCAGGCCGTGGCCTGTTTTGCCGCGCTCAGAAACAGGTTCTGCGTCATCTCCGGCGGACCGGGCACGGGCAAGACGACCACCGTGGCCAGGATTTTGAAGATGGCGGCACGGATGCATTCGGGCCGGGATTTCGTCATCCGTCTTGCCGCGCCCACGGGCAAGGCCGCTTCGCGCCTGACCGAAGCCCTGGCCACGGCCTTCCCCGGCGGCACCCTTCCACCGGAACTGGCGGCCGGCATGACCCAGGGAGCGCAGACGGTGCACCGGCTGCTCGGCTGGAGCGCCGGGGGCTTTCGCCACAACCAGGGCAATCGTCTGGCCCTGGACATGCTGGTGGTGGATGAAGCGTCCATGCTGGATCTGGAGTTGACCGCGCGTCTTATGGAGGCCTTGCCGGAACATGCCCGCCTTGTGCTTCTGGGCGATCGCAACCAGCTCGCCTCGGTGGAAGCCGGGGCAGTCCTTGCCAATCTGTGCCGGGATGAGGTGGTCAACGCCTTCTCGGACAGGTTCGCCGCCGCTGTCGCCGAAAC contains:
- the recD gene encoding exodeoxyribonuclease V subunit alpha; protein product: MFANPAILPRLAASGLFLEADLYQARFAASLARAGHEDMVAALTALTSLAVREGHVCLDLADPQVIAHLTELVPNASAMHELPDSDVIADPKGQAPLILSGTRLYFSRFFKDEQALAHTFLRLAQTPAEPLPPSLQDDIFKTGRDEIDWQAVACFAALRNRFCVISGGPGTGKTTTVARILKMAARMHSGRDFVIRLAAPTGKAASRLTEALATAFPGGTLPPELAAGMTQGAQTVHRLLGWSAGGFRHNQGNRLALDMLVVDEASMLDLELTARLMEALPEHARLVLLGDRNQLASVEAGAVLANLCRDEVVNAFSDRFAAAVAETCAVKLPVTQHPAPLADHVVELKKSYRFGSDSGIAALSELIRDGKAQEAAALLEERHADLEMMHGTGPRALEASVAPLLREAFGELGGTTGPARAFEIFAALRLLSPVRKGPRGTEALNRLAGQILVGQAFEAWYPGRPVMILENDYNLGLFNGDVGIALSVDGQLRIFFPGEEGFASFSPARLPRHETCYAMTVHKSQGSEFGHTVLVLPEEPCQVLGRELLYTALTRAKKRFTLIGTPRQVKDAVQNPARRDSGLGEMLAQCRTQA
- the recB gene encoding exodeoxyribonuclease V subunit beta; protein product: MKRPMNLCTAPLNGTTLIEASAGTGKTYTLAGLFVRLLLERNLTVDQILVVTFTEAATEELRGRIRKRLSDMAGVLADELEADDELERDLLARFGGTDSARRLALAVRNFDLAQIFTIHGFCKRMLGKNGFECSALFDTELVPDLKDLRRQVCVDFWREHILPLPGLTGSEVRARLAPEHLEELAGLPFLTQKIRIVPDTIPPDPAPLDQAVREACERLGDSWAVVEREVRELLLGQAGNFNARMFTPGKLDQRLDAMQNFLADPGIGPKDRLKLLGELTPEYMRAMTKKSFTAPEHPFFERVQEILTLIQALSQALGPFVVRLRHQFLTGVTARMDELKKRRNVQGFDDLLRNMHAALASPELVAAARSQYHAALIDEFQDTDSLQYDIFRTLFAARDEDDGNERALFLIGDPKQAIYSFRGADLHTYLDAAKDCARSTTLGVNYRSTVELIEAVNRLFSRNQNPFLHEDITYQPVSAPGPDQEKFMHDGQLCAPMVIWQVQSEDKPLSKGALLPRICRAVSAEISRLLRDSAEGRVRIGEKSLLPGDIAILVETHAQGEAVHQALGRLGIPGVLTHTSSVFASAEATELLSVLRGMADCRRPAALQTALATSVIGLTAPELARLDEDGGELERWFERLLACRDLWERRGVMAAVRRLFADLSVRERLVSLQGGERRMTNVLHCLELLHARERESGASMHALLTWFARQLHTATSEESQLRLDTDREAIQIVTIHKSKGLQYPVVFCPFVYGKARCPEDRALIHDDGLLLDLGSPDLPARKSMAETEARTERVRLLYVALTRAVNRCYVVWGRIREAETSGAAWLFHGRHADGDGSLSWDVIPEETLAADLAELACEHIEVTAMPDTEPEQGPAQFTHAPDLDCRTWERTLGPGQGLASFTGLTRGSEHAARPGLDEADASGQTDGNALSMANFPRGAAAGSCLHQIFEHIDFTDSGTIPAAVTRALDAYGFDPAWEGTVRDMVEQTLRADLGKFRLETIGARDKLVELEFLFPLRPVTREALAAVYRDAARVLPEDLPERMEGLRFEPRRGFMTGFMDLVVRREGKYYLLDWKSNWLGPTPGHYTPEALHAAMAGNHYFLQYHLYCVALDRHLALRLPDYDRAAHFGGVRYVFLRGIDPDRPGQGVYADCPDPGFLSALEDALIDMEKR